A single window of Candidatus Binatia bacterium DNA harbors:
- a CDS encoding VWA domain-containing protein yields the protein MGPPRARIADLHTHWIEADAYDRAALRRLAADSPSLRALEESGSRLLPHFDGFVLDLFAALFKLNIVVYPESAVVPSAGFYKLLLGQIVGSPAFEVLRRGTVLDEAKAGLAAVMLGDRLLALLKSERIVTRAEMLDFWNLEHTEAELAGRQAQAATARDLEGQARSAGRRQLGELAQRLGREAEVAARRLEQKAAKFHAEARESTERHGPRISGAAADVAATMEQTAADADSFSLQLGGGDRSRAGAQLELGKQLADNPKLKKLSRLVGSMRTFAWALRRRLFERATDEVFDVELGAELSRLLPHELLALRHPVLHRDFARRLVDARLTQYAIRGTETKGRGPMVVCLDGSSSMAGDKEIWAKAISLTLLDIAQRQRRRFRAICFAAADTPLHILDLNPRQRYATDIEHVFALAEYFPGGGTDFQKPLTAALECLRGARFKRGDIVFITDGECRVDPDWLCNFMREKTQLGFALFSVLIDVGSSSLGALKEFSDQITTVTQLTSEAGREVFLRM from the coding sequence ATGGGACCCCCCCGAGCGCGCATCGCGGACTTGCACACGCACTGGATCGAGGCTGACGCCTACGACCGGGCCGCGCTGCGCCGCCTGGCGGCGGACTCCCCGTCGTTACGGGCGCTGGAGGAAAGCGGCAGTCGGCTCCTCCCCCATTTCGACGGGTTTGTCCTCGACCTCTTCGCCGCCTTGTTCAAGCTCAACATCGTCGTATACCCGGAGTCCGCCGTTGTACCGAGTGCGGGCTTCTACAAGCTCCTCCTCGGGCAGATCGTCGGCAGCCCGGCCTTCGAGGTGCTCCGCCGCGGGACGGTCCTCGACGAGGCGAAGGCCGGCCTGGCGGCGGTCATGCTCGGAGATCGCTTGCTGGCGCTGCTGAAGTCGGAGCGCATCGTCACCCGCGCCGAAATGCTCGATTTCTGGAACCTGGAGCATACCGAAGCGGAGCTGGCGGGACGGCAGGCCCAGGCCGCCACCGCGCGAGATCTCGAGGGTCAGGCCAGGTCGGCCGGACGGCGCCAACTCGGCGAACTTGCCCAACGCCTCGGGCGTGAAGCGGAGGTCGCCGCGCGCCGGCTGGAACAGAAGGCCGCCAAGTTCCACGCCGAAGCCCGGGAGAGCACCGAGCGACACGGGCCTCGCATCTCCGGCGCCGCCGCGGACGTGGCCGCCACCATGGAGCAGACTGCAGCCGACGCCGACAGTTTCAGTCTCCAGCTCGGCGGCGGCGATCGCAGCCGGGCCGGCGCCCAGCTCGAACTCGGCAAACAACTCGCCGACAACCCGAAACTGAAGAAGCTGAGCCGTCTGGTCGGAAGCATGCGCACGTTCGCCTGGGCATTACGGCGACGGCTGTTCGAACGCGCCACCGACGAGGTCTTCGACGTCGAGCTGGGAGCGGAGTTGAGCCGACTCCTGCCGCACGAACTGCTCGCGTTGCGCCATCCCGTCCTGCATCGCGATTTCGCCCGCCGACTGGTCGACGCCCGTCTCACGCAGTACGCAATTCGCGGCACCGAGACGAAGGGTCGCGGACCGATGGTTGTGTGCCTCGACGGCAGTTCGTCGATGGCAGGCGACAAGGAGATCTGGGCCAAGGCGATATCGCTGACACTGCTGGACATCGCCCAGCGTCAGCGCCGGCGTTTCCGGGCGATCTGTTTTGCCGCCGCAGACACGCCGCTGCACATTCTCGACCTGAACCCTCGCCAGCGCTACGCGACGGACATCGAGCACGTCTTCGCGCTGGCCGAGTACTTCCCCGGTGGCGGCACCGACTTCCAGAAACCGCTCACCGCCGCCCTCGAGTGCCTGCGCGGCGCGCGCTTCAAACGCGGCGACATCGTCTTCATTACCGACGGCGAGTGCCGCGTCGATCCCGACTGGCTCTGCAACTTCATGCGCGAGAAGACGCAACTGGGATTCGCGCTCTTCTCCGTACTCATCGATGTCGGATCGAGTTCGCTGGGCGCCTTGAAGGAGTTCAGCGACCAGATTACCACCGTCACCCAGCTCACCAGCGAAGCCGGCCGGGAGGTCTTCCTGAGGATGTAA
- a CDS encoding protein-L-isoaspartate(D-aspartate) O-methyltransferase, which translates to MRYPVETPGCSRRRWAVGLALALVTATGCNSVTADPPTDPADTYAAPRARLIAGLRGEGIRDPRVLAAIERVPRQDFVLPADRSRAYEDRALGIERGQTISQPYVVALMTELLELTGTERVLEVGTGSGYQAAVLALVAAQVYSIEIDPTLAAVAAGRLRRLGYDNVSVRVGDGFFGWPEAAPFDAVMVTAVAPQVPPALVAQLKDGGRLVMPLGTGDRQDLIRGRKRDGQLVIERVAPVAFVPMTGAVRVTPPAP; encoded by the coding sequence GTGCGGTATCCGGTCGAGACGCCTGGGTGTTCCCGCCGCCGATGGGCGGTCGGGTTGGCGCTCGCTCTGGTCACCGCCACGGGTTGCAATTCCGTGACCGCCGATCCGCCGACCGACCCCGCCGACACCTACGCGGCGCCGCGTGCGCGGCTGATCGCCGGTCTGCGAGGCGAGGGTATTCGCGACCCCCGGGTTCTGGCTGCGATCGAGCGCGTGCCGCGCCAGGACTTCGTGCTCCCCGCGGACAGGTCGCGTGCGTACGAGGACCGCGCCCTGGGCATCGAACGCGGACAAACGATTTCGCAGCCGTACGTTGTGGCATTGATGACGGAGTTGCTCGAATTGACCGGCACGGAACGGGTGCTCGAGGTCGGTACGGGCTCGGGGTATCAGGCCGCCGTTCTGGCGCTCGTTGCCGCCCAGGTCTACTCGATCGAGATCGACCCGACACTGGCCGCGGTCGCCGCGGGGCGATTGCGCAGGCTCGGCTACGACAACGTCTCGGTCCGGGTGGGCGACGGTTTTTTCGGTTGGCCGGAGGCGGCACCCTTCGACGCGGTCATGGTTACGGCCGTAGCGCCCCAGGTGCCGCCGGCCCTGGTGGCGCAGTTGAAAGACGGGGGCCGCCTGGTCATGCCGCTCGGTACCGGCGATCGCCAGGATCTGATCCGCGGCCGCAAACGTGACGGACAACTCGTCATCGAGCGCGTGGCGCCGGTGGCCTTCGTGCCGATGACTGGCGCCGTGCGTGTGACGCCACCGGCACCGTGA
- a CDS encoding AAA family ATPase produces the protein MRARERLRQIRKELSALFLERDSVIDGAMVALLSGHHILLVGPTGTAKSMLADELCRRLEGTRYFQWLLTKFTTPEELFGAVSLRALENDDYRRVTAQKLPEAHIAFLDEVFKASSSILNTVLTLVNERRFHNGREVVDVPLVTLFGASNELPEDDELQALYDRFLLRYVVDYIADDFRFLRMLEGRAAERRTTLSLTDLRELQEGARQVAVPPPAYRALADIRRELGGKQLVASDRRYQQAVSALRAHAYLHDRDIVTDDDLFLLEHILWHQPTERAEIHGVIHQLLRGYEEDAKALLFQTQELRDYAHRHWENHELRSRAVVEAHTKIRNILAKVAAILDEARNNGRPLDTVQRVKHEIEGIQQAMLEAL, from the coding sequence ATGCGGGCCCGTGAACGTCTGCGCCAGATCCGCAAGGAGCTCTCGGCGCTGTTTCTCGAACGCGACTCGGTCATCGACGGCGCCATGGTGGCGCTCCTTTCCGGTCACCACATCCTGCTCGTCGGGCCGACCGGAACCGCCAAGTCAATGCTCGCCGACGAGCTCTGTCGACGACTCGAAGGCACGCGTTATTTCCAGTGGCTACTGACCAAGTTCACGACGCCGGAGGAGCTGTTCGGCGCCGTGTCGTTGCGAGCGCTCGAAAACGACGATTATCGCCGGGTCACGGCGCAGAAGTTACCGGAAGCTCACATCGCCTTTCTCGACGAGGTCTTCAAGGCCAGTTCCTCGATCCTCAACACCGTCCTGACCCTCGTGAACGAGCGCCGCTTTCACAACGGACGCGAAGTCGTCGACGTGCCCCTCGTCACCCTGTTCGGCGCCAGCAACGAACTGCCGGAAGACGACGAGCTCCAGGCGCTCTACGACCGGTTTCTCCTGCGCTACGTCGTCGACTACATCGCCGACGATTTCCGCTTTCTGCGCATGCTGGAGGGCCGGGCGGCAGAGCGGCGCACCACACTCTCGCTGACCGACCTGCGCGAGCTGCAGGAAGGTGCCCGGCAAGTTGCAGTGCCGCCGCCGGCCTACCGTGCGCTCGCCGACATCCGTCGCGAACTGGGCGGCAAGCAGCTCGTGGCTTCCGATCGTCGCTACCAGCAGGCGGTGTCGGCGCTCCGGGCCCACGCGTACCTCCACGATCGAGACATCGTGACCGACGACGATCTCTTTCTCCTCGAACACATCCTCTGGCACCAACCAACCGAACGCGCCGAAATACACGGCGTCATACACCAGCTACTGCGCGGCTATGAGGAGGACGCGAAAGCCCTGCTCTTCCAGACTCAAGAGCTGCGCGATTACGCCCACCGCCACTGGGAAAACCACGAACTACGCAGTCGCGCCGTCGTCGAGGCCCACACGAAGATTCGCAACATCCTCGCCAAGGTGGCCGCGATCCTCGACGAGGCACGAAACAACGGGCGACCGCTCGATACCGTGCAGCGCGTAAAGCACGAGATCGAAGGCATCCAGCAGGCGATGCTGGAAGCTCTGTGA
- a CDS encoding PIN domain-containing protein, protein MTLIDANLLLYAYHPQSEHHAAARAWLEERFAGPQPVRLAWMSVLAFLRIITSPRIFERPLTMHEARGVVAGWLDLPCVAMIEPGDRHWQILSTLLHEGQVTGALVMDAALAALAIEHGAVLCTTDRDFARFRNVKTLNPLDS, encoded by the coding sequence ATGACGCTCATCGACGCGAACCTCCTCCTCTATGCCTATCACCCGCAGTCGGAGCATCACGCAGCGGCCCGTGCGTGGCTGGAGGAGCGCTTTGCCGGCCCGCAGCCGGTTCGTCTCGCCTGGATGAGCGTCCTGGCCTTTCTGCGGATCATCACCAGCCCGCGCATCTTCGAACGACCGCTCACCATGCACGAGGCGCGCGGGGTCGTCGCCGGTTGGCTCGATCTTCCCTGCGTCGCGATGATCGAGCCCGGGGATCGGCACTGGCAGATCCTTTCCACACTGCTGCACGAGGGCCAGGTGACCGGCGCGCTGGTGATGGACGCGGCGCTGGCGGCGCTGGCCATCGAGCACGGCGCCGTCCTCTGTACGACGGACCGCGATTTCGCGCGGTTTCGCAACGTGAAGACGTTGAATCCGCTGGACTCGTAG
- a CDS encoding TIGR01777 family oxidoreductase: MSSDVFIRRSRMAAPARAVFAWHARPGALERLTPPWTALEVVDRQGGIENGARVVLRIPVGPTSVKWVAEHCDYVEGRQFRDVQIEGPFARWEHTHRFDPEGRNASTLEDRIVFALPFGAVGATVGKAVVQRLLDRTFEYRHRLTAGDLDTHARHDGPPLHVAVTGASGLIGSALVPFLTTGGHAVTRLVRGARQAAGDNARWDPATGAVDVSGRPPLDAVVHLAGENIAGRRWTADVKARVRSSRGNTTRLLCEALARLDRPPRVLVCASAIGFYGDRAADPVDENSAAGDGFLPEVCREWEAATLPAAERGIRVINLRLGVVLTARGGALGKLLLPFQLGVGGRVGDGSQLMSWIGLDDVLGCILHALRTEGLHGPVNAVAPAAATNAEFTRALGRVLGRPTAFPVPAVVARLAFGEMADEMLLASTRVVPARLQASGFVWRHAQLIDALRHTLGRR, encoded by the coding sequence ATGAGCAGCGACGTCTTCATCCGTCGCAGCCGCATGGCCGCGCCAGCCAGGGCCGTATTCGCGTGGCATGCACGCCCGGGGGCACTCGAGCGCCTCACGCCGCCGTGGACCGCTCTGGAAGTAGTCGACCGGCAGGGCGGCATCGAAAACGGAGCCCGAGTCGTGCTGCGAATCCCGGTCGGTCCGACCTCGGTGAAGTGGGTGGCAGAGCATTGCGATTACGTCGAGGGCCGCCAGTTCCGGGACGTACAGATCGAGGGACCGTTCGCGCGTTGGGAACACACGCACCGTTTCGATCCGGAGGGGCGCAACGCCTCGACACTGGAGGATCGCATCGTCTTCGCGTTGCCGTTCGGCGCCGTCGGGGCCACGGTTGGGAAGGCGGTCGTGCAGCGACTGCTCGATCGTACGTTCGAGTACCGGCACCGTCTGACCGCCGGAGACCTCGATACGCACGCGCGCCACGACGGCCCGCCGCTGCACGTCGCGGTCACCGGCGCTTCCGGGTTGATCGGCTCGGCTCTCGTACCGTTCCTGACCACCGGGGGGCACGCCGTCACGCGGCTCGTGCGCGGCGCCCGCCAGGCCGCCGGCGACAATGCCCGGTGGGATCCGGCCACCGGCGCGGTGGACGTGTCGGGTCGGCCGCCGCTGGACGCGGTGGTACACCTGGCGGGCGAGAACATTGCGGGGCGCCGTTGGACGGCGGACGTGAAAGCGCGGGTACGGTCGAGTCGAGGCAACACGACGCGATTGCTCTGCGAGGCGCTGGCGCGCCTCGACCGGCCGCCGCGGGTACTCGTCTGCGCCTCGGCGATCGGCTTCTACGGGGACCGCGCGGCCGACCCGGTGGACGAGAACAGCGCTGCCGGCGACGGCTTTCTGCCCGAGGTGTGTCGGGAGTGGGAGGCGGCGACATTACCGGCGGCGGAGCGGGGGATTCGCGTGATCAATTTGCGGCTCGGCGTCGTGCTCACGGCTCGTGGCGGAGCGCTCGGCAAGCTGCTCCTGCCGTTCCAGCTCGGAGTCGGCGGCCGTGTGGGCGACGGCAGCCAGCTCATGAGCTGGATCGGCCTCGACGACGTTCTCGGCTGCATCTTGCACGCGCTGCGGACGGAAGGCCTTCACGGGCCCGTCAACGCGGTGGCGCCGGCGGCCGCCACGAACGCCGAGTTCACGCGCGCGCTGGGCCGTGTGCTGGGTCGACCGACGGCGTTCCCCGTACCGGCGGTGGTGGCACGGTTGGCCTTCGGCGAGATGGCTGACGAGATGCTGCTGGCGAGCACTCGCGTGGTACCGGCACGACTGCAGGCGTCGGGTTTCGTCTGGCGCCACGCGCAGTTGATCGACGCGCTGCGCCACACGCTCGGCCGCCGGTAA
- a CDS encoding TIGR04283 family arsenosugar biosynthesis glycosyltransferase, producing the protein MPPPIPELRPPVPTLSIVVPTLDEGTRLADTLARARAHGVAEIIVVDGGSTDATCAVARAHADIVLAAPRGRAFQMNAGAGRASGDVLLFLHADTLLPPGFVGAVRTALAADDVVGGRFDVDLEPSSPLLRLTSALINLRSRLSRIATGDQAIFVRREVFVRLGGYASIPLMEDLDLSRRMKRAGGIACLRERVTTSSRRWRHDGVVRTILLMWTLRFLYFAGVPAERLRRFYANTR; encoded by the coding sequence GTGCCGCCACCGATCCCCGAACTTCGGCCGCCGGTCCCTACCCTCTCGATCGTCGTGCCCACCCTCGACGAAGGAACCAGGCTCGCGGACACACTTGCCCGCGCCCGGGCGCATGGGGTAGCCGAGATTATCGTCGTCGATGGAGGCAGCACTGACGCAACCTGCGCCGTCGCCCGAGCGCACGCCGATATCGTACTGGCAGCGCCGCGTGGCCGCGCCTTCCAGATGAACGCCGGCGCAGGCCGGGCCAGCGGCGACGTTCTCCTCTTTCTGCATGCCGACACGTTGCTCCCGCCCGGGTTCGTCGGCGCCGTGCGCACGGCCCTCGCCGCCGACGATGTCGTCGGCGGGCGTTTCGATGTCGATCTGGAACCGTCGAGCCCGCTGCTCCGGCTCACGAGCGCGCTGATCAACCTCCGCTCGCGCCTGTCGCGCATCGCCACCGGAGACCAGGCCATCTTCGTCCGCCGCGAAGTATTCGTACGGCTCGGCGGATACGCTTCGATACCGTTGATGGAAGACCTCGACCTGAGCCGCCGCATGAAACGCGCCGGCGGCATCGCGTGTCTTCGGGAACGAGTGACCACGTCGTCGCGGCGCTGGCGTCACGACGGCGTGGTCCGCACCATCTTGCTGATGTGGACGCTGCGTTTCCTGTACTTCGCGGGCGTCCCCGCGGAGCGCTTGCGGCGCTTCTACGCCAACACGCGCTGA
- a CDS encoding succinate dehydrogenase, which produces MASARFHLWSSIGKKLLTGLTGVALIAFVIAHVAGNLTLFVGGPAFNAYAKSLHDLGVLVILAELGLLALFGLHAVSAVAVWRDGRRARRQRNTMVVSKGPPSKQTLASRTMIVTGGVLLVFVVLHVLHFRFGPGVADGYVTTVDGEPARDLYRLVVETFKQPVPVVVYMLVMVLLGFHLRHGVWSAFQSLGALTPGMRGAAFSAALAVAAVVALGFFLLPPYIYLFAPAVAGSGVAMVP; this is translated from the coding sequence ATGGCGAGCGCACGCTTTCACCTCTGGTCCTCCATCGGCAAGAAGCTACTGACCGGACTCACCGGTGTGGCGCTGATCGCCTTCGTCATTGCTCACGTAGCCGGCAACCTGACCCTGTTTGTGGGTGGCCCGGCGTTTAATGCATACGCAAAGAGTCTCCACGACCTCGGGGTCCTTGTGATCCTTGCCGAGTTGGGCCTGCTGGCGTTGTTCGGGTTGCACGCCGTCTCCGCCGTGGCCGTGTGGCGCGACGGCCGTCGGGCGCGCCGCCAGCGCAATACCATGGTGGTCAGCAAGGGGCCGCCCAGCAAGCAGACGCTGGCCTCGCGGACGATGATCGTTACCGGCGGCGTGTTGCTGGTCTTCGTCGTCCTGCACGTCCTCCACTTTCGTTTCGGTCCGGGCGTCGCCGACGGCTACGTGACGACCGTCGACGGCGAGCCGGCCCGGGACCTCTATCGTCTGGTCGTCGAGACGTTCAAGCAGCCGGTGCCGGTCGTCGTGTACATGCTGGTCATGGTGCTCCTGGGCTTCCACCTGCGCCACGGGGTGTGGAGTGCGTTTCAATCGCTGGGGGCGCTGACTCCGGGAATGCGCGGAGCGGCGTTCAGCGCGGCTCTGGCGGTGGCGGCGGTCGTGGCGCTCGGCTTCTTCCTCTTGCCGCCGTACATCTATCTGTTCGCTCCCGCGGTTGCCGGGAGCGGCGTTGCCATGGTGCCGTGA
- a CDS encoding four helix bundle protein, producing MASDLIPVAQKSYDLCAGLYTYVNRFPRAQRGLLGRVMLEDALQMLVSVTVANRRANKMETLQEASGRLDALRITLRLSKRLGFVSNGGYGLANAGLTQRLAAPDAPQFPARFGLTYGQGQGQGRGQGLG from the coding sequence ATGGCTTCCGACCTGATTCCGGTGGCGCAGAAGTCGTACGACCTTTGCGCTGGCCTGTACACATATGTGAATCGTTTTCCCCGCGCGCAGCGCGGGCTGCTGGGCCGCGTCATGCTCGAAGATGCGCTACAGATGCTGGTCTCGGTTACGGTTGCCAATCGCCGCGCGAACAAGATGGAGACTCTGCAAGAGGCGAGCGGGCGGTTGGACGCGCTGCGGATCACGCTGCGACTGAGCAAACGCCTCGGCTTCGTCTCGAACGGCGGCTACGGCTTGGCGAACGCGGGCCTGACCCAGCGTCTCGCGGCGCCAGACGCACCCCAATTCCCAGCCCGGTTTGGCCTGACGTATGGGCAGGGGCAGGGGCAGGGGCGAGGGCAGGGGCTCGGGTGA
- a CDS encoding DUF2191 domain-containing protein, whose protein sequence is MRTTLTLDEDVAAKLRAETRRSGRSFKEAVNEFLRIGLNSRRPAKPPARFRIRARSLGRLKPGLSLDNVSALLEEAEGPVHR, encoded by the coding sequence ATGCGAACGACCCTCACGCTCGACGAAGACGTAGCCGCCAAGCTCCGCGCGGAGACACGCCGCAGCGGACGCAGCTTCAAGGAGGCCGTCAACGAATTCCTGAGAATTGGGCTGAACAGCCGGCGCCCGGCGAAGCCGCCAGCTCGATTCCGCATCCGTGCCCGCTCGCTCGGCCGCCTCAAGCCCGGCCTCAGCCTGGACAATGTCAGTGCGTTGCTGGAGGAAGCCGAGGGGCCGGTTCACCGATGA
- a CDS encoding type II toxin-antitoxin system CcdA family antitoxin, with product MKSARKIATNVSAKAEIVREAKALGLNLSAVFEAAVAEAVRRKRRDAWLEENRDAIESYNDLVVRDGLFSDGWRKF from the coding sequence ATGAAAAGCGCGCGCAAGATAGCAACCAACGTGTCGGCCAAAGCCGAGATCGTGCGCGAGGCAAAGGCATTGGGCTTGAACCTGTCGGCGGTGTTCGAAGCCGCGGTGGCCGAGGCGGTACGGCGCAAGCGGCGCGACGCCTGGCTCGAAGAAAATCGCGACGCCATCGAGTCGTACAACGATTTGGTGGTACGCGACGGGCTGTTTAGCGATGGCTGGCGGAAGTTCTGA
- a CDS encoding CcdB family protein has translation MAQFDLFRHKRSKRYPFLLDLQADLLRDLATRVVAPLTTVRRLRGKPISRLNPTVEIEGTEYAVILQELAAVPTRALGTAAGNLHDRRAELIAALDLLFTGI, from the coding sequence ATGGCGCAGTTCGATCTCTTCCGGCACAAGCGCAGCAAACGCTATCCCTTCCTGCTCGATCTGCAGGCCGATTTGTTGCGTGACCTGGCGACGCGGGTGGTCGCGCCGCTGACAACGGTCAGGAGACTGCGCGGCAAACCGATTAGCCGGCTCAATCCGACGGTCGAAATCGAGGGAACGGAATACGCGGTCATCTTGCAGGAGCTGGCGGCCGTACCAACCCGGGCGCTCGGTACGGCTGCCGGAAATCTGCATGACCGTCGTGCCGAACTAATCGCCGCGCTCGATCTGCTGTTCACCGGCATCTGA
- a CDS encoding enoyl-CoA hydratase-related protein: MYATLDVREDGPVSWLTLNRPDSLNALTTQMVADLRDYFDRLTTDTTIRIVVIRGAGRAFCAGLDLKEAAAGAVSGSVADLLRRQRSISELAIRMRHVPQPIIACVHGPACGGGFALALAADVRIAGESMRMNAAFIRIGLSGCEIGVSYFLPRIVGVSVASELLLTGRFIHAPRALATGLVSEIVPDTEMEAAARRLCEDMLTTSPLGLRLTKECLNASLDAGSLEHVIAMEDRNQVLCTQTGDVHEGVLAFLEKRPPAYRDR, from the coding sequence ATGTATGCCACCCTGGACGTAAGAGAAGACGGTCCCGTGAGCTGGCTCACGCTCAACCGGCCCGACTCGTTGAACGCGCTCACGACGCAGATGGTCGCGGACTTGCGGGACTATTTCGACCGTCTGACGACGGACACCACGATCCGCATCGTCGTCATACGCGGCGCCGGGCGCGCGTTCTGTGCCGGGCTTGACCTCAAGGAGGCCGCTGCCGGAGCCGTCAGCGGCAGCGTCGCGGACCTCCTGCGGCGCCAGCGCAGCATCAGTGAACTGGCGATCCGTATGCGCCACGTTCCACAACCGATCATTGCATGCGTCCACGGCCCCGCCTGCGGTGGTGGCTTCGCGCTGGCGCTGGCCGCCGACGTGCGCATCGCCGGTGAATCAATGCGCATGAACGCGGCGTTCATCCGCATCGGGCTGTCGGGTTGCGAAATCGGCGTCAGCTACTTCCTTCCCCGCATCGTCGGCGTCTCGGTCGCATCGGAGTTGCTGCTCACCGGCCGGTTCATTCACGCGCCACGCGCTCTGGCGACCGGCCTCGTGTCGGAGATCGTCCCGGATACCGAGATGGAGGCCGCGGCGCGCCGCCTGTGCGAAGACATGCTCACGACCTCGCCGCTCGGGTTGCGGCTCACCAAGGAGTGTCTGAACGCCAGCCTGGACGCCGGTAGTCTCGAGCACGTCATCGCGATGGAGGACCGCAACCAGGTGCTCTGCACACAGACGGGCGATGTGCACGAGGGGGTACTCGCGTTCCTGGAGAAGCGGCCGCCGGCGTATCGGGATCGATAG